In one Silene latifolia isolate original U9 population chromosome 10, ASM4854445v1, whole genome shotgun sequence genomic region, the following are encoded:
- the LOC141606902 gene encoding uncharacterized protein LOC141606902 has translation MDAQNMALMTASSNVIFMSSILGQDGPNPGHKCDWKCENEHVCGNMYRCRLTGLTHICDKNCNQRILYDNHSSFCRVSGQVFPLTPVEEQAVRGVRRKLEPEACPNEGCSFKRRRSSAIHPSPFERSFSAVNPICSPAGDGMDLN, from the coding sequence ATGGACGCACAGAACATGGCTCTCATGACGGCCTCTTCAAATGTTATTTTCATGTCTAGTATTCTTGGCCAGGATGGACCAAACCCTGGTCACAAGTGTGATTGGAAATGTGAGAACGAGCATGTTTGCGGAAACATGTACCGCTGCAGGCTAACTGGCCTGACTCACATATGTGACAAAAACTGCAACCAGAGAATTCTGTATGATAATCACAGCTCTTTCTGCAGAGTCAGTGGACAGGTCTTCCCCCTCACACCAGTGGAAGAGCAAGCTGTTAGAGGTGTGCGTAGGAAGCTCGAACCTGAGGCTTGCCCCAATGAAGGCTGCTCTTTCAAGCGTCGCCGTAGTTCAGCTATacatccttctccttttgagagATCATTTTCTGCTGTCAACCCTATCTGCAGTCCAGCTGGAGATGGCATGGACTTGAACTAG
- the LOC141606901 gene encoding uncharacterized protein LOC141606901, with amino-acid sequence MGDREESPDWLRSFQAPTLAVTTLSSDSDASADTIPNPNPNPTGDETTSTVKPSNKKRLKIDQDKPSKRRKTQKHNQPGTKVDDDLKCEESLDKPTGTPAQDHSVWALSSDSESDTDTAIGEEGIHDEDVAASKITEKEKPPKKQLKLDQVKPKRKKKISSPVKVEELMKEEEQKVNEASTSKVVKKRKSPLKRLEVQDVESADNNQAKEPFKMEDNEVLGEVGDVDAVEEGLPEKHIESRVSSSTLALLLPEKVSRCKVLVECEGESIDLSGDMGAVGRVIIPDTSSGEPEMFLDLKGTIYRTTIVPSRTFCVVSVGQSEAKIEAIMNDFVQLKAQSNVYDAETMVEGTLEGFSFDSEDETDKVPKDVKADQNEGAEEQTGKKPKGKQEKKAGGTQKKGKTGGGKQLPKKRKPQATKKSKAKK; translated from the exons ATGGGTGATAGAGAAGAGTCTCCCGATTGGTTGCGTTCTTTTCAg GCTCCTACTCTTGCTGTTACAACCTTATCATCTGACTCTGACGCTTCTGCGGATACAAttccaaatccaaatccaaatccTACAGGAGATGAAACCACTTCTACTGTTAAGCCATCCAACAAAAAACGACTGAAAATCGACCAGGACAAACCTTCCAAAAggaggaaaactcaaaaacacAATCAGCCAG GGACTAAAGTTGACGATGATCTTAAGTGCGAAGAATCTTTGGATAAGCCAACCGGAACTCCG GCACAGGATCATTCAGTTTGGGCGCTGTCATCAGATTCTGAGTCTGACACTGATACTGCCATAGGAGAGGAAGGTATACATGATGAAGACGTGGCAGCATCCAAGATAACCGAAAAGGAAAAACCCCCTAAAAAGCAGCTGAAACTGGACCAGGTTAAACCTAAGAGGAAGAAGAAAATAAGCAGTCCTGTGAAAGTAGAAG AATTAATGAAAGAAGAAGAGCAAAAGGTTAATGAGGCTTCTACGTCCAAAGTGGTCAAGAAGAGAAAATCTCCGCTGAAAAGGCTGGAGGTTCAAGATGTTGAATCTGCAGACAATAATCAAGCAAAAGAGCCTTTTAAAATGGAAGATAATGAAGTTTTAG GGGAAGTAGGTGATGTTGATGCTGTTGAGGAAGGATTACCTGAGAAGCATATTGAATCTCGC GTTAGCTCATCTACATTGGCGCTGCTACTCCCTGAGAAAGTTTCTCGCTGTAAG GTCCTTGTTGAGTGTGAAGGTGAATCAATTGATTTGAGTGGTGACATGGGTGCTGTCGGGAGGGTAATTATTCCAGATACTTCTTCTGGAGAACCTGAAATGTTTTTAGACTTAAAAG GAACCATATACAGAACTACGATAGTTCCATCAAGGACTTTCTGTGTG GTTAGCGTTGGTCAGTCAGAAGCTAAG ATAGAGGCCATCATGAATGATTTTGTTCAGCTGAAAGCGCAGTCAAATGTTTATGATGCTGAGACCATGGTTGAAG GAACTTTGGAGGGATTCTCCTTTGACTCCGAGGATGAAACTGATAAAGTGCCCAAAGATGTTAAAGCTGATCAGAATGAAGGGGCTGAGGAGCAGACTGGCAAAAAACCTAAaggaaaacaggagaaaaaagcg GGTGGAAcacaaaagaaaggaaaaactgGAGGAGGCAAGCAGCTGCCAAAGAAAAGGAAACCTCAGGCAACTAAGAAAAGCAAGGCGAAGAAGTAG